The Fusobacterium polymorphum genome segment CAAAAAAACTTGAAAAAATTCTTCTAATATTATCTATTGTTATCTTACTTGCATTTCCCTCTTTTTGATAATTATCCAAATATTCTCTTAAATCATTTGTTGTAATATGCTTAATAGATTTATCTATTTTTTTAAATAGATTCTCTATTGTTGCTTTGTAATATTTTAATGATTTTCTTGAACAACCTTCAACATGTTTAGCTGATAAAAAAGCCTCTAAATATTCAATATTTTGCTTCTCTTCTTTTTCAGCTCCTTCCTTTTTTGTAATCTCTAAATCATACAAATAATGTGCTAGTACCTTGTGTAATTTTTCCATTTGTCCATTTGTTAATGTTGAAGACATAGCTTGTTTTATGTCTAAAATCAAAGTATCTACCATTTTGTACCTCCTAAAAATGTAATACTTTAATTTTAACATATTTCTATATCTGTAAATTTGATAATTTTTTAAAAGCTATAATTCTCTTTTTTTCTTCTTCCATCAATGGCTCTACTAAACCTACAAAACTTTCAATATCTTGATTTCTTAAAATATCCATATATTTTGCCTTATTCTCTACTGTAATAACAAAAGGAGTTAAGTTATTCTCTAACATTAAAGCAAGCATAATTAATCTTCCTGTTCTTCCATTCCCATCAGAAAAAGGATGAATTCTTTCAAATTTTATATGATATTCAAGAATTATTTTTAATTTCTCACCATCAGAATTAGAATTTTTTAACTGATAATCCATATTTTCAAACCATTCATTTTATATGGAGTCTCACTTGGATTTGCTGTTTCAAAATCTGCTCCCCTTATATAGTTATAATCAGTTTTAAAATTTCCGGCATTATGATTTAATCTATTCACTGAACCTCCCATGACTGAAGTACAGGGTTCTAAAATCTTTAAAAATATTTAAAAATTTTCTAAGAAGTTTGATAGCTTTACACTACCCTTATTCTTTTAGGTGTGTTCAGCTCACCTCTATTGTATAGGATACTTAAATCCACAACTTTACTTTTTCTTAGAATATTCAATGCTCCATTACAATCTGCATTTATAAGTTTACCTGCACTTGTTTGATATAGTCCTCTTTTTATTCTTTTTCCACTGAATATATATTCTTGTGAATTTTTTTTATCATATATTGGAATTTCATCTCTATCAAAGAAACTTGCTTTTGATGTATAACTTTCTTCTTGTAGTTTAAATTCTATTCCATATAGTTTACATAGATATATTAATTTATCTCTTAATTTTCCATATGGTATATTCACAAAATTTTGATTATTTATACTTCCTATATTTGAATTTCTTTGAAAGTCCTCATTATATCCTAGAACTAGTTTTCCTATATCATTATTAAGACAATAATTTATTATTATTCTTGCTGCTTTTGAAAGATAATCTTCTATGCGATTATTTCTCTTTCTAGCTATTCTCTTTTGTCTTAATGTTGTACGCTCAATCTTTTGCTTATCTTTTATACTTTGTAATTTTGCATTTATCTTGTTATAGTATTGATTTATTGATTTTAATTTTCTACCATCTATTAGGAATGAAGCTCCATTATTAGTAACACAAGTACATAGATTGTCTATACCTAAATCTATTCCTAGTCCATTTTCTCTATTTAATTTCCTTTTAATTTCTTTTACTTCATAAGTATATTGAATTTCAAAGTACCTAGAATATTGTTTAGGTATTATTCTGATCTCTTTTATTTTCTTGCCTTTTAATACTGGTGGTAGTTTTATTGCAATTTCCTCATGTATCTTTCTAAATGAATTTGAATAAGGAATAATCAGCATATCATCTTTTAATCTAACAAAACCTATAACAAGAGTTGTAAAAGCATCTTTAGCAAGATATTTAGGTAATTTTATTTTTTTATTATCATATTGACCATTCTTAGTAAGTTTTAAAAGTCCAAAAAATGATTTAAAACTTCCATCTACTTCTTTTAAAATTTGCTGAGCCATATTAGAATTTAATTTCTTGTAATTTTCACTATTTTTAAGCATTTTATAGTTTTCATTATAACTTAAATACTTTTTATTTTTAAAATAGTATTGTCTAATATTGTATATAGCTTCATTAGTTAAGTTCTTAGCTATATGAGATAAATATTTTAAATTTCTAAATTCTTCTCTACTAAGATGTTTTACTTGTTGTTTTAATGTTAAATACATATATAATCACCCCCTTTTCATTAGAGATATTATATCATATATCCTACATTTTTTATTTATTTTTAAATATTTTTAAAGTTTTTAAAACCCCACAACAGTGGGAAGTATTGTTCACACAAGTACGCTACTACTTATACAGTTCTCAAAGATTTATATCTTATGAACTTCTTGTTATCTCTAATAAGCACAGACTATATCTTATCTGTAGTGTATTTCAACACTTTAGGCGAAACCACTTCCAATACCAATTGCTTGTATTGTACTCCCCTCACGAGGGATAGTCGTTGAACTTTCCTTTTCAGGCTTAGCTGTTGATTGTCTATTGTATGCCTTTCTATATGACTCAGTGTTTAGGATTTAACCTTGCACCATCTAGTATATTTTTTTGCTTTCGCTACCTTCACATTTGCCTCTTATGAGTAAGATTGCTATGTTGTGGTCATACTAGCTTTAAGAGTTCCCAGCAATTCAGTTTCTTTGTTGCACGGTTTTGCTCCGTGTCTACATACAAGTTTCCCTATATGCTTACTAAAATTTTCATGCAATTCATACTCACGAGTACAGGTCTCACGACTAAAGTCGCGAGTGTTCTTGCATTATTTAATAAATATTTTAAAGCATCTGAATGATTTAAAACTTCTAAAAATTCTCTTTTAGACATTGTATTGGAATGATGTGTCATTCTTACATTTAAGTCA includes the following:
- a CDS encoding RNA-guided endonuclease InsQ/TnpB family protein; this encodes MYLTLKQQVKHLSREEFRNLKYLSHIAKNLTNEAIYNIRQYYFKNKKYLSYNENYKMLKNSENYKKLNSNMAQQILKEVDGSFKSFFGLLKLTKNGQYDNKKIKLPKYLAKDAFTTLVIGFVRLKDDMLIIPYSNSFRKIHEEIAIKLPPVLKGKKIKEIRIIPKQYSRYFEIQYTYEVKEIKRKLNRENGLGIDLGIDNLCTCVTNNGASFLIDGRKLKSINQYYNKINAKLQSIKDKQKIERTTLRQKRIARKRNNRIEDYLSKAARIIINYCLNNDIGKLVLGYNEDFQRNSNIGSINNQNFVNIPYGKLRDKLIYLCKLYGIEFKLQEESYTSKASFFDRDEIPIYDKKNSQEYIFSGKRIKRGLYQTSAGKLINADCNGALNILRKSKVVDLSILYNRGELNTPKRIRVV